A stretch of Pseudomonas sp. LRP2-20 DNA encodes these proteins:
- a CDS encoding alpha/beta hydrolase family protein codes for MSATPVSSSAADFSAAQAVAAGTDFAELKVSAEGLFWNEFRPADGACRIWHWRDHQARCLTPDGFSVRSRVYEYGGGSFCLGGDGLLFVNETDQQVYTQSLTGAAPRALTAETECRYGDVQWHAGKVLAVEERHGESVEHRLVALDETTREVLAEGADFYASPTVSADGQRLAWVEWDRPAQPWTVTRLICRTRAANGDWGPARCIAAEDESLQQPRFDAEGRLYCLSDRNGFWQPWGEVDGHWQALPAEPADHAAAPWQLGSSTWLPISPQHYLATWFEGGIGQLGLRDENGRMERFASAYTRFRNLAMDAEHLYAVAASPISPPAVIAIARASHEVSVLAGGAEVLPAAQISLPQSIHYGSGGTSAHGFFYPATGTSGPAPLLVFIHGGPTSACYPVLDPRIQYWTQRGFAVADLNYRGSTGYGRAYRQALHLRWGESDVQDACAAVEHLAGLGLIDPGKAFVRGGSAGGYTTLCALAFHNVFRAGASLYGVSDPVALGRATHKFEGDYLDWLIGDPQQDAERYRQRTPLLNASRIKVPVIFFQGELDAVVVPEQTRSMLAALQANGIAAEGHFYAGERHGLRKAENQAHALEEEWKFYCRVLAG; via the coding sequence ATGAGCGCAACTCCCGTGTCATCGTCCGCGGCTGACTTCAGCGCCGCCCAGGCCGTCGCCGCCGGCACCGACTTCGCCGAACTCAAGGTCAGTGCCGAGGGGCTGTTCTGGAACGAGTTCCGCCCGGCCGATGGCGCCTGCCGCATCTGGCATTGGCGTGACCACCAGGCGCGTTGCCTCACGCCCGATGGTTTCAGCGTGCGCAGCCGGGTATACGAGTATGGTGGCGGCAGCTTTTGCCTGGGTGGTGACGGGCTGCTGTTCGTCAACGAAACGGACCAGCAGGTCTACACCCAGAGCCTCACAGGCGCTGCACCACGAGCCCTGACCGCCGAAACCGAGTGCCGCTACGGCGATGTGCAGTGGCATGCCGGCAAGGTGCTGGCCGTCGAAGAGCGCCATGGCGAAAGCGTCGAGCATCGCCTGGTGGCCCTGGATGAAACCACCCGCGAAGTGCTCGCCGAGGGTGCCGACTTCTATGCCTCGCCAACGGTCAGCGCTGACGGCCAACGCCTGGCCTGGGTCGAGTGGGACCGGCCGGCACAACCCTGGACCGTTACCCGGCTGATCTGCCGAACCCGCGCTGCCAACGGTGACTGGGGGCCTGCGCGCTGCATCGCCGCCGAGGACGAGTCGCTGCAACAGCCGCGCTTCGATGCCGAAGGCCGCTTGTACTGCCTTTCTGACCGTAATGGCTTCTGGCAGCCGTGGGGCGAGGTCGACGGCCATTGGCAAGCGCTACCGGCTGAGCCGGCCGACCATGCCGCCGCCCCCTGGCAACTGGGCAGCAGCACGTGGCTGCCAATAAGTCCGCAGCACTATCTGGCCACCTGGTTCGAAGGCGGTATCGGGCAACTGGGCCTGCGCGATGAGAATGGCCGTATGGAACGCTTTGCCAGCGCCTACACCCGGTTCCGCAACCTGGCCATGGACGCCGAACACCTCTATGCCGTCGCAGCCTCGCCGATCAGCCCGCCGGCGGTGATCGCCATTGCCCGCGCCAGCCATGAGGTCAGCGTACTGGCCGGCGGCGCCGAAGTGTTGCCTGCAGCGCAAATCAGCCTGCCGCAGTCGATCCATTACGGCAGCGGCGGCACGTCTGCCCATGGCTTTTTCTATCCGGCAACCGGCACCAGTGGCCCCGCGCCCCTGCTGGTATTTATCCACGGCGGCCCGACTTCGGCCTGCTACCCGGTGCTCGACCCACGCATCCAGTACTGGACCCAGCGCGGGTTCGCCGTGGCCGACCTGAACTACCGGGGCAGCACCGGCTATGGCCGGGCGTACCGACAGGCGCTGCACCTGCGCTGGGGCGAAAGCGATGTGCAGGATGCCTGCGCCGCCGTCGAACATCTGGCCGGGCTAGGGTTGATCGACCCCGGCAAGGCCTTTGTTCGCGGTGGCAGTGCCGGTGGCTACACCACGCTGTGCGCCCTGGCTTTCCACAACGTGTTCCGCGCCGGTGCCAGCCTTTACGGGGTCAGTGACCCGGTCGCCCTGGGCCGGGCCACGCACAAGTTCGAAGGCGATTACCTGGACTGGCTGATCGGCGACCCGCAACAGGATGCCGAGCGCTACCGCCAGCGCACCCCGCTGCTGAATGCCTCACGGATCAAGGTGCCGGTGATCTTCTTCCAGGGCGAGCTGGATGCGGTGGTGGTTCCGGAACAGACGCGCTCGATGTTGGCGGCGTTGCAGGCCAACGGCATCGCCGCCGAAGGCCATTTCTATGCCGGGGAACGGCATGGTTTGCGTAAGGCCGAGAACCAGGCCCATGCACTCGAAGAAGAATGGAAGTTCTATTGCCGGGTGCTGGCCGGATAA
- a CDS encoding LysR family transcriptional regulator has product MDFRQLRYFVAVYEEGHVGRAAERLSLSQPALSQQIRQLEHSLDLSLFERSNKRLLPTLAAHTLYNHAVPLLDGLQRAHEAMRNFKGQSLRTLAIGVLQTVRPSLVPQLLERVRKAQPHLVVQIYELSGLEIERRLLNGNLDIGISYLPPRQPGLHGSLLYEDELQVVIPATHPLKDFKKVSIKQAAELPMLMLGEEFQIRQIWKEQLAAQGRRPQVQAEMNNMAGILDSLAHTALATILPGRAKDAAEDDQGLLWKPLSEPRVPLKVGLVFRDAQRQQASVELLRTLLEEETDSRQLGAPPLDVLG; this is encoded by the coding sequence ATGGATTTTCGCCAACTGCGTTATTTCGTCGCGGTGTATGAAGAAGGCCATGTCGGCCGCGCCGCCGAACGCCTGTCGCTGTCGCAACCGGCACTGTCACAGCAGATTCGCCAGCTTGAGCACAGCCTCGACCTGAGCCTGTTCGAGCGCAGCAACAAGCGCCTGCTGCCGACCCTGGCTGCGCACACCCTGTACAACCATGCCGTGCCGCTGCTGGATGGCCTGCAACGGGCCCATGAAGCCATGCGCAACTTCAAGGGCCAGTCGCTGCGCACGCTGGCCATCGGCGTGCTGCAGACCGTGCGGCCAAGCCTGGTGCCGCAGTTGCTGGAGCGTGTGCGCAAGGCCCAGCCGCACCTGGTGGTGCAGATCTACGAACTGTCGGGGCTGGAGATCGAACGGCGGCTGCTCAATGGCAACCTGGACATCGGCATCAGCTACCTGCCACCGCGCCAGCCTGGGCTACACGGCTCGCTGCTGTACGAAGACGAGTTGCAGGTGGTGATCCCGGCCACCCACCCTCTGAAGGACTTCAAGAAAGTCTCCATCAAGCAGGCCGCCGAATTACCGATGCTGATGCTCGGTGAGGAATTCCAGATCCGCCAGATCTGGAAGGAACAGCTCGCTGCCCAGGGCCGCAGGCCACAGGTACAAGCAGAGATGAACAACATGGCGGGGATTCTCGACAGCCTGGCGCACACGGCGCTGGCGACCATACTGCCGGGGCGGGCCAAGGATGCCGCAGAGGATGACCAGGGGTTGCTGTGGAAGCCGCTGAGTGAGCCGCGCGTGCCGCTCAAGGTTGGCCTGGTGTTCCGTGATGCCCAACGCCAGCAGGCGTCGGTGGAGCTGCTGCGCACGTTGCTGGAGGAAGAGACCGATTCGCGGCAACTGGGCGCCCCGCCGCTGGATGTGCTTGGCTGA
- a CDS encoding aspartate aminotransferase family protein, whose translation MNLFNLRRSAPAAVAEPKRAPVIVADAPQLSRERLMPSTERAAQVFVRGQGSWLWDNEGHAYLDFTQGGAVNSLGHSPTALVKALGNQAQALINPGAGYHSRGLLALVNRLCQSTGSDQAYLLNSGAEACEGAIKLARKWGQLHRNGAYHIITASQACHGRSLGALSASDPLPCNRCEPGLPGFSKVPFNDLAALHAEVDSRTVAIMLEPVQGEAGVIPATREYLQGVEKLCRELGILLILDEVQTGIGRCGALLAEQTYGVRADIITLGKGLGGGVPLAALLARGTACCAEPGELEGSHHGNALMSAAGLAVLDTVLEPGFFEQVQDSGRHLRDGLSRLAGRYGQGEVRGQGLLWALQLQENLAKGLVDAALHEGLLLNAPQPDVVRFSPALTVSKGNIDEMLLRLARAFARLHAQQQARREMPA comes from the coding sequence ATGAACCTGTTCAACCTGCGCCGTTCGGCCCCTGCCGCGGTTGCCGAGCCCAAGCGTGCGCCGGTGATCGTGGCGGATGCGCCGCAGTTGTCCCGCGAGCGCCTGATGCCGAGTACCGAGCGTGCGGCGCAAGTGTTCGTGCGTGGTCAGGGCTCCTGGCTGTGGGACAACGAAGGGCATGCCTACCTGGACTTCACCCAAGGCGGCGCGGTCAACAGCCTCGGGCACAGCCCGACGGCGCTGGTCAAGGCGCTGGGCAACCAGGCCCAGGCGCTGATCAACCCAGGGGCGGGTTACCACAGCCGTGGCCTGCTGGCGCTGGTCAACCGCCTGTGCCAGAGCACCGGCAGCGACCAGGCCTATCTACTCAACAGCGGTGCCGAGGCCTGTGAAGGGGCGATCAAGCTGGCGCGCAAGTGGGGCCAGCTGCACCGCAACGGCGCCTACCACATCATCACTGCCAGCCAGGCCTGCCATGGCCGCAGCCTGGGCGCGCTGTCGGCCTCCGACCCGCTGCCGTGCAACCGTTGCGAGCCGGGCCTGCCGGGGTTCAGCAAGGTGCCGTTCAACGACCTGGCGGCGCTGCATGCCGAGGTCGATTCGCGCACCGTGGCGATCATGCTCGAACCGGTACAGGGCGAGGCGGGGGTGATCCCGGCTACACGCGAGTATCTGCAAGGCGTGGAAAAGCTCTGCCGGGAACTGGGCATCCTGCTGATTCTCGACGAAGTGCAGACCGGCATTGGTCGCTGTGGGGCATTGCTGGCGGAACAGACCTACGGCGTGCGCGCCGACATCATCACCCTCGGCAAGGGCCTGGGCGGTGGTGTGCCTCTGGCCGCCCTGCTGGCTCGCGGGACCGCATGCTGTGCCGAACCGGGCGAACTGGAGGGCAGCCATCACGGCAATGCGCTGATGAGCGCCGCTGGCCTGGCCGTGCTGGATACCGTGCTGGAGCCGGGCTTTTTCGAGCAGGTGCAGGACAGTGGTCGTCATCTGCGCGATGGCCTGAGCCGCCTGGCAGGCCGTTATGGCCAGGGCGAAGTGCGTGGCCAGGGGCTGTTGTGGGCCTTGCAGTTGCAGGAAAACCTGGCAAAGGGCTTGGTCGACGCCGCCCTGCACGAAGGCTTGCTGCTGAATGCCCCGCAGCCCGATGTGGTGCGCTTCTCGCCGGCACTGACCGTGAGCAAGGGCAACATCGATGAAATGCTGCTGCGCCTGGCCCGGGCCTTTGCCCGCCTGCATGCGCAACAACAGGCCCGCCGCGAGATGCCGGCCTGA
- a CDS encoding YqaE/Pmp3 family membrane protein, whose protein sequence is MDFIRIIIAIILPPLGVFLQVGFGGAFWLNILLTLLGYIPGIVHAVYIIAKR, encoded by the coding sequence ATGGACTTCATTCGCATCATCATCGCCATCATCCTGCCGCCGCTGGGCGTGTTTCTGCAGGTCGGGTTTGGCGGGGCGTTCTGGCTCAACATTCTGCTGACCCTGCTGGGCTACATCCCGGGGATCGTGCACGCGGTGTACATCATCGCCAAGCGCTGA
- the pqqD gene encoding pyrroloquinoline quinone biosynthesis peptide chaperone PqqD: protein MSFDRKQTPNWRPGYRFQYEPAQKGHVLLYPEGMIKLNDSAGLIGGLIDGKRDVAAIIAELEQQFPGVPEVADDIEQFMEVARAEHWITLA, encoded by the coding sequence ATGAGTTTCGACCGCAAGCAAACGCCGAACTGGCGCCCCGGCTACCGCTTCCAGTACGAGCCAGCGCAGAAGGGCCATGTGCTGCTGTACCCTGAGGGCATGATCAAGCTCAACGACAGCGCCGGCCTGATCGGCGGGCTGATCGATGGCAAGCGCGATGTGGCGGCGATCATCGCCGAACTTGAACAGCAATTCCCTGGTGTGCCTGAAGTCGCCGATGACATCGAGCAATTCATGGAGGTGGCCCGTGCCGAACACTGGATCACCCTCGCCTGA
- the pqqC gene encoding pyrroloquinoline-quinone synthase PqqC, giving the protein MTPAEFEQALRAKGAYYHIHHPYHVAMYEGRASREQIQGWVANRFYYQVNIPMKDAAILANCPDREVRREWIQRLLDHDGAPGEDGGIEAWLRLGQAVGLDPDQLRSQELVLPGVRFAVDAYVNFARRASWQEAASSSLTELFAPQIHQSRLDSWPQHYPWIDPAGYEYFRTRLGQARRDVEHGLAITLQHYTTRAGQERMLEILQFKLDILWSMLDAMSMAYELNRPPYHTVTQQRVWHKGIAL; this is encoded by the coding sequence ATGACCCCTGCCGAATTCGAGCAGGCCTTGCGCGCCAAGGGCGCCTACTACCACATCCACCACCCTTATCACGTGGCGATGTACGAAGGCCGCGCCAGCCGCGAACAGATCCAGGGCTGGGTGGCCAACCGTTTCTACTACCAGGTCAACATCCCGATGAAGGATGCCGCGATCTTGGCCAACTGCCCGGACCGCGAAGTGCGCCGTGAGTGGATCCAGCGCCTGCTCGACCATGACGGCGCGCCCGGCGAGGACGGCGGCATCGAGGCCTGGTTGCGCCTGGGCCAGGCGGTCGGCCTCGACCCCGACCAGCTGCGCTCCCAGGAGCTGGTACTGCCCGGCGTGCGCTTTGCCGTGGACGCCTACGTCAACTTCGCCCGCCGTGCCAGCTGGCAGGAAGCGGCCAGCAGCTCGCTGACCGAGCTGTTCGCCCCGCAGATCCACCAGTCGCGCCTGGACAGCTGGCCGCAGCACTACCCGTGGATCGACCCTGCCGGCTACGAATACTTCCGCACCCGCCTGGGCCAGGCCCGGCGCGACGTCGAGCATGGCCTGGCGATCACCTTGCAGCACTACACCACCCGCGCGGGCCAGGAGCGTATGCTGGAAATCCTGCAATTCAAGCTGGATATCCTCTGGAGCATGCTCGACGCCATGAGCATGGCCTACGAGCTGAACCGCCCGCCTTACCACACCGTCACCCAGCAACGGGTATGGCACAAGGGGATCGCCCTATGA
- the pqqB gene encoding pyrroloquinoline quinone biosynthesis protein PqqB, which translates to MYIQILGSAAGGGFPQWNCNCVNCKGYRDGSLRATARTQSSIALSDDGEHWILCNASPDIRAQLQAFAPMQPARALRDTGINAIVLLDSQIDHTTGLLSLREGCPHQVWCTDMVHQDLTTGFPLFNMLSHWNGGLQWNRIELEGSFVIEACPDLRFTPFPLRSAAPPYSPHRFDPHPGDNLGLLVEDTRTGGKLFYAPGLGQVDDQLLQMMHGADCLLVDGTLWEDDEMQRRGVGTRTGREMGHLAQNGPGGMLEVLDGFPRQRKVLIHINNTNPILDEDSPERAEVQRRGVEVAFDGMSIEL; encoded by the coding sequence ATGTACATCCAGATTCTCGGTTCCGCCGCCGGTGGTGGTTTCCCGCAGTGGAACTGCAACTGCGTCAACTGCAAGGGCTATCGCGACGGCAGCCTGCGCGCCACGGCACGCACCCAGTCGTCGATCGCCCTGTCCGACGACGGTGAGCACTGGATCCTGTGCAATGCCTCGCCCGACATCCGCGCCCAGCTCCAGGCCTTCGCGCCAATGCAGCCGGCGCGTGCCCTGCGCGACACCGGCATCAACGCCATCGTCCTGCTCGACAGCCAGATCGACCACACCACCGGCCTGCTCAGCCTGCGCGAGGGCTGCCCGCACCAGGTCTGGTGCACCGACATGGTCCACCAGGACCTGACCACCGGCTTCCCGCTGTTCAACATGCTCAGCCACTGGAACGGTGGCCTGCAGTGGAACCGCATCGAACTCGAAGGCAGTTTCGTCATCGAAGCCTGCCCTGACCTCAGGTTCACGCCTTTCCCGCTGCGCAGCGCCGCGCCGCCCTACTCACCGCACCGCTTCGACCCGCACCCCGGCGACAACCTCGGCCTGCTGGTCGAGGACACCCGCACCGGCGGCAAGCTGTTCTACGCCCCTGGCCTCGGCCAGGTCGACGACCAGTTGCTGCAGATGATGCACGGCGCTGACTGCCTGCTGGTCGACGGCACGCTGTGGGAGGATGATGAAATGCAGCGCCGTGGTGTCGGCACCCGTACCGGCCGCGAGATGGGCCACCTGGCACAGAACGGCCCCGGCGGCATGCTCGAAGTGCTCGACGGTTTCCCGCGCCAGCGCAAGGTGCTCATCCACATCAACAACACCAACCCGATCCTCGATGAAGACTCCCCCGAGCGCGCCGAAGTCCAGCGCCGTGGCGTCGAAGTCGCCTTCGACGGCATGAGCATCGAGTTGTAA
- a CDS encoding sensor domain-containing diguanylate cyclase has product MFRLNAVRASHFLPSLFLLLAGLAAAYVRDLSVFFTSLFNVLPTLVLLLGGAYCAVYRRQRELFLMVTVYIAYFLLDTQTDYYRDNGRVREDAAVIFHLVCLLLPALYGLFGAWQERTHLAQDLLARFAVLFAVGSVAVALEQSFPQALLSWLAEIRWPSLHGQWMSLIQMVYPVFLVVFALLVVQYLREPRPLHAAQLIGLIGIFWMLPKTFILPFTLNIMCSQVMLMIAAAVSHEAYQMAFRDELTGLPGRRALNERMQRLGRNYVIAMTDVDHFKKFNDTHGHDVGDQVLRLVASRLSKVTGGGRAYRYGGEEFALVFAGKTAEECVPHVEAVREMIANYTMHLRDQNSRPQDDSTGRQRRSGSAGGTVSVTISIGVAERLVDHRNPEEVLKSADQALYSAKGAGRNCVMVYGQQSQRGAVRMA; this is encoded by the coding sequence TTGTTTCGTCTAAACGCTGTTCGCGCGAGCCATTTCCTGCCTTCGCTGTTTCTGTTGCTGGCTGGGCTTGCGGCGGCTTATGTAAGAGACCTCAGCGTCTTCTTCACCTCACTGTTCAACGTCCTTCCCACCCTGGTCCTGCTGCTGGGCGGCGCCTACTGCGCCGTGTATCGCCGCCAGCGTGAGCTGTTCCTGATGGTCACGGTGTACATCGCCTATTTCCTGCTCGACACGCAGACCGACTACTACCGCGACAATGGCCGCGTGCGCGAGGATGCAGCGGTGATCTTCCACCTGGTGTGCCTGTTGCTGCCGGCCCTGTACGGCTTGTTCGGTGCATGGCAGGAGCGCACTCACCTGGCCCAGGACCTGCTGGCCCGCTTCGCTGTGCTGTTCGCCGTCGGCAGCGTGGCGGTGGCACTCGAGCAAAGTTTCCCGCAAGCGCTGCTGAGCTGGCTGGCGGAGATCCGCTGGCCGTCGCTGCATGGCCAGTGGATGAGCCTAATCCAGATGGTCTACCCGGTATTCCTGGTGGTTTTCGCCCTGCTGGTGGTGCAGTACCTGCGCGAGCCGCGGCCTTTGCATGCGGCGCAGCTGATTGGCCTGATCGGTATCTTCTGGATGCTGCCCAAGACCTTCATCCTGCCCTTCACCCTGAACATCATGTGCAGCCAGGTGATGCTGATGATTGCCGCTGCGGTATCGCACGAGGCCTACCAGATGGCCTTCCGTGACGAACTTACCGGGTTGCCTGGGCGCCGCGCGTTGAACGAGCGCATGCAGCGCCTGGGTCGCAACTACGTGATCGCCATGACCGACGTCGACCACTTCAAGAAATTCAACGACACCCACGGCCACGATGTCGGTGACCAGGTGCTGCGCCTGGTCGCCAGCCGCTTGTCCAAGGTCACCGGCGGTGGCCGCGCCTATCGCTACGGAGGCGAGGAATTCGCCCTGGTGTTCGCCGGCAAGACCGCCGAAGAGTGCGTGCCGCACGTGGAGGCGGTGCGCGAGATGATCGCCAACTACACCATGCACCTGCGTGACCAGAACAGCCGCCCGCAGGACGATTCGACCGGGCGTCAGCGCCGCAGTGGCAGCGCTGGCGGCACGGTCTCGGTGACCATCAGCATCGGCGTGGCCGAGCGGCTGGTCGACCATCGCAACCCGGAAGAAGTGCTCAAGTCCGCCGACCAGGCGCTTTACAGCGCCAAGGGGGCCGGGCGCAACTGTGTCATGGTCTATGGTCAACAATCCCAGCGCGGGGCCGTGCGGATGGCGTGA
- the pqqE gene encoding pyrroloquinoline quinone biosynthesis protein PqqE, whose protein sequence is MPNTGSPSPEVPVGLPLWLLAELTYRCPLQCPYCSNPLDFAAQGQELSTAQWFKVMAEAREMGAAQIGFSGGEPLVRQDLAELIGEARRLGYYTNLITSGIGLTEARIAAFKEAGLDHIQISFQASDEQVNNLLAGSKKAFAQKLEMARAVKAHGYPMVLNFVTHRHNIDKIDRIIELCIALEADFVELATCQFYGWAHLNRLGLLPTRAQLERAERITNEYREKLKAQGSPCKLIFVTPDYYEERPKACMNGWGSLFLTITPDGTALPCHGARQLPVQFPNVRDHDLHHIWYDSFGFNRFRGYDWMPEPCRSCDEKEKDFGGCRCQAFMLTGDASKADPVCAKSADHGIILKAREEAETAQLAIEELTFRNERNSRVIVRG, encoded by the coding sequence GTGCCGAACACTGGATCACCCTCGCCTGAGGTGCCGGTCGGCCTGCCGCTGTGGCTGCTGGCCGAGCTGACCTACCGCTGCCCGCTGCAGTGCCCGTACTGCTCCAACCCGCTGGACTTTGCCGCCCAGGGCCAGGAACTGAGCACTGCGCAGTGGTTCAAGGTGATGGCCGAAGCCCGCGAGATGGGCGCCGCACAGATCGGCTTTTCCGGTGGTGAGCCGCTGGTGCGCCAGGACCTTGCCGAGCTGATCGGCGAGGCCCGCCGGCTGGGCTACTACACCAACCTGATCACCTCCGGCATCGGCCTGACCGAAGCACGCATCGCCGCCTTCAAGGAGGCCGGGCTGGACCACATCCAGATCAGCTTCCAGGCCAGTGACGAGCAGGTCAACAACCTGCTGGCCGGCTCCAAGAAGGCCTTCGCGCAGAAGCTGGAGATGGCCCGCGCGGTGAAGGCCCACGGCTACCCGATGGTGCTCAACTTCGTCACCCATCGGCACAACATCGACAAGATCGACCGCATCATCGAGCTGTGCATTGCCCTCGAGGCGGACTTCGTCGAGCTTGCCACCTGCCAGTTCTACGGCTGGGCGCACCTCAACCGCCTGGGCCTGCTGCCGACCCGCGCACAACTCGAACGCGCCGAGCGCATCACCAACGAGTACCGGGAAAAGCTCAAGGCCCAGGGCAGCCCATGCAAGCTGATCTTCGTCACCCCGGACTACTACGAGGAGCGCCCCAAGGCTTGCATGAACGGCTGGGGCAGCCTGTTCCTGACCATCACCCCGGACGGCACCGCCCTGCCCTGCCACGGCGCACGGCAACTGCCGGTGCAGTTCCCCAACGTACGCGACCATGACCTGCACCACATCTGGTACGACTCGTTCGGCTTCAACCGCTTCCGTGGCTACGACTGGATGCCCGAGCCATGCCGTTCGTGCGACGAGAAGGAGAAAGACTTCGGCGGCTGCCGTTGCCAGGCCTTCATGCTGACCGGCGATGCCAGCAAGGCCGACCCGGTGTGCGCCAAGTCGGCCGACCACGGCATCATCCTCAAGGCCCGCGAGGAGGCAGAAACCGCCCAACTCGCCATCGAAGAGCTGACCTTCCGCAATGAGCGCAACTCCCGTGTCATCGTCCGCGGCTGA
- a CDS encoding acyl-CoA dehydrogenase C-terminal domain-containing protein: MADYKAPLRDMRFVLNEVFNVAELWSQLPELAEAVDADTAMAVLEEAGKVTSKSIAPLSRAADEEGCHWDNGAVRTPAGFIEAYNTYAEGGWVGVGGDPQFGGMGMPKAVSAQVEEMVNASSLAFGLYPMLTAGACLSINAHASDALKETYLPNMYAGVWAGSMCLTEPHAGTDLGIIRTKAEPQADGSYKISGTKIFITGGEHDLTENIIHLVLAKLPDAPAGPKGISLFLVPKFLVNADGSLGARNPATCGSIEHKMGIQASATCVMNFDEAVGYIVGEPNKGLAAMFTMMNYERLGVGIQGLASAERSYQNAVEYARDRLQSRAPTGPQAKDKAADPIIVHPDVRRMLLTMKALIEGGRAFSTYVAMQLDSAKYSEDPATRKRSEELVALLTPVAKAFLTDLGLECTVHGQQVFGGHGYIREWGQEQLVRDVRITQIYEGTNGIQALDLMGRKVVASGGAYYKLFSAEIRQFIASAGSELEEFAKPLGACLDQLDGLTEWVLEQAKGNPNEIGAASVEYLHAFGYVAYAYMWALMARAAQAAEGDEAFYSAKLGTARFYFARLLPRVNSLVASVKAGSESLYLLDAEQF; encoded by the coding sequence ATGGCTGACTATAAAGCGCCCCTGCGCGACATGCGCTTCGTATTGAATGAAGTCTTCAACGTGGCCGAGTTGTGGTCGCAACTGCCCGAACTGGCCGAGGCGGTCGACGCGGACACCGCCATGGCTGTGCTGGAAGAAGCCGGCAAGGTCACCAGCAAGAGCATCGCCCCGCTCAGTCGTGCCGCCGATGAAGAAGGCTGCCACTGGGACAACGGTGCCGTGCGTACACCCGCCGGCTTCATCGAGGCCTACAACACCTACGCCGAGGGCGGTTGGGTGGGCGTGGGCGGTGACCCGCAGTTCGGTGGCATGGGCATGCCCAAGGCGGTCTCGGCCCAGGTCGAGGAAATGGTCAATGCTTCGAGCCTGGCCTTCGGCCTGTACCCGATGCTGACCGCTGGCGCCTGCCTGTCGATCAACGCCCATGCCAGCGATGCGCTGAAAGAAACGTACCTGCCGAACATGTACGCCGGTGTCTGGGCCGGCTCCATGTGCCTGACCGAGCCGCATGCCGGTACCGACCTGGGCATCATCCGCACCAAGGCCGAGCCCCAGGCCGATGGCAGCTACAAGATCAGCGGCACCAAGATCTTCATTACCGGCGGCGAGCATGACCTGACCGAGAACATCATCCACCTGGTGCTGGCCAAGCTGCCGGACGCGCCGGCGGGCCCCAAGGGCATCTCGCTGTTCCTGGTGCCGAAATTCCTGGTCAATGCCGACGGCAGCCTCGGTGCGCGCAACCCGGCCACCTGCGGCTCGATCGAACACAAGATGGGCATCCAGGCTTCGGCTACCTGCGTGATGAACTTCGACGAGGCGGTCGGCTACATCGTCGGCGAGCCGAACAAGGGCCTGGCGGCCATGTTCACCATGATGAACTACGAACGCCTGGGCGTAGGTATCCAGGGCCTGGCGTCGGCCGAGCGTTCCTACCAGAACGCTGTGGAATACGCCCGTGATCGCCTGCAGAGCCGCGCGCCGACTGGGCCGCAGGCCAAGGACAAGGCCGCTGACCCGATCATCGTTCACCCTGATGTTCGGCGCATGCTGCTGACCATGAAGGCGCTGATCGAGGGCGGTCGTGCCTTCTCCACCTACGTGGCGATGCAACTCGACAGCGCCAAGTACAGCGAAGACCCGGCTACGCGCAAACGCAGCGAAGAGCTGGTGGCGCTGCTGACCCCGGTGGCCAAGGCGTTCCTCACCGACCTTGGCCTCGAGTGCACGGTGCATGGCCAGCAGGTATTCGGTGGTCATGGCTACATTCGCGAGTGGGGCCAGGAGCAACTGGTGCGCGATGTGCGTATCACCCAGATCTACGAAGGCACCAATGGCATCCAGGCGCTGGATCTCATGGGGCGCAAGGTGGTGGCCAGTGGTGGGGCGTACTACAAACTGTTCTCTGCCGAGATTCGCCAGTTCATTGCCAGCGCGGGCAGCGAGCTGGAGGAGTTTGCCAAGCCGCTTGGCGCCTGTCTCGATCAGCTCGATGGGCTGACCGAGTGGGTGCTGGAGCAGGCCAAGGGTAACCCGAATGAAATCGGTGCCGCGTCGGTCGAGTACCTGCATGCCTTTGGCTATGTGGCCTATGCCTACATGTGGGCATTGATGGCGCGTGCAGCCCAGGCGGCTGAAGGCGACGAGGCGTTCTATTCGGCCAAGCTGGGCACCGCACGGTTCTACTTCGCCCGGTTGCTGCCGCGGGTGAATTCGCTGGTGGCCTCGGTGAAGGCGGGCAGCGAGTCGTTGTACCTGCTGGATGCCGAGCAGTTCTGA